The following are encoded together in the Iodobacter fluviatilis genome:
- a CDS encoding transporter substrate-binding domain-containing protein translates to MKCPLLLALILTIIAGPALADKLDDIKKAGVLRVAAFDSNPPFGFVNETSRQLVGFDVEIAQAIAKKLGVKLELLATNPANRIPLLAANKVDLVAANFTVTEERRKQVEFSTPYFATGQKFIARKGVLKAPADIAKLLALLANAPDKTKYEISPFALTREYQAIGIARGEERLSKEVNDALLELEKSGQAKKIYDHWFGPKSRAALPRDFKIGDKV, encoded by the coding sequence ATGAAATGTCCCCTATTACTAGCTCTGATCCTTACAATAATTGCTGGGCCAGCCTTGGCTGATAAGCTTGACGACATCAAAAAAGCGGGTGTATTGCGAGTAGCTGCTTTTGATAGCAACCCGCCTTTTGGCTTTGTAAACGAAACCAGCCGCCAGCTGGTGGGCTTTGATGTGGAAATCGCTCAGGCAATTGCTAAAAAGCTGGGGGTAAAGCTGGAGCTGCTGGCAACGAATCCGGCCAATCGCATTCCTTTACTCGCTGCAAATAAAGTGGATTTGGTGGCGGCTAACTTTACAGTTACCGAAGAGCGCCGTAAGCAGGTTGAATTCAGCACACCATACTTTGCCACTGGGCAAAAGTTTATCGCCAGAAAAGGCGTGCTTAAGGCTCCGGCTGATATTGCCAAGCTGCTGGCATTGCTGGCCAATGCGCCGGATAAAACCAAATACGAGATTTCCCCTTTTGCATTGACGCGTGAATATCAGGCCATTGGTATCGCGCGTGGCGAAGAGCGCCTGAGCAAAGAGGTGAACGACGCCTTGCTGGAGCTAGAGAAATCGGGTCAGGCGAAAAAGATTTACGATCACTGGTTTGGCCCAAAAAGCCGCGCAGCCTTGCCGCGTGATTTTAAAATTGGTGACAAAGTTTAA
- a CDS encoding glycine dehydrogenase — protein sequence MGEVVEVREVEIQALAERVLGQITELLEVENKYLSEVQQMKMDAHIKAMARRSLTGEGLPDFDDDLFDEISAPAMRLSEMVTAMFGNLSNKEALLLSIHFELAKNK from the coding sequence ATGGGTGAAGTTGTAGAAGTAAGGGAGGTAGAGATTCAGGCTTTGGCAGAGCGGGTGCTGGGGCAAATTACTGAGCTGCTGGAGGTGGAAAACAAATACCTCAGCGAAGTGCAGCAAATGAAGATGGATGCTCATATCAAGGCGATGGCTCGGCGCTCTTTGACGGGTGAGGGCTTACCTGATTTTGATGACGATTTATTCGACGAGATTTCAGCCCCTGCGATGCGGCTATCCGAAATGGTGACGGCAATGTTTGGCAATTTATCAAACAAGGAAGCGCTGCTGTTATCGATTCATTTTGAATTGGCAAAGAATAAATAA
- a CDS encoding DUF4312 family protein gives MKEHFQSKVIVSGMGDSKAKAFADALSQVQRAVMAGSQKVLLRIEPQDVVVLKAEEAQRKERFLFLFLPRIRSHYKVQLEVVVSVTAIDTDQVSFTAHPSKS, from the coding sequence ATGAAAGAACACTTCCAGAGCAAGGTGATTGTGAGCGGCATGGGGGATAGCAAAGCTAAGGCTTTTGCCGATGCGCTCTCCCAAGTGCAGCGCGCCGTGATGGCAGGTAGCCAAAAGGTGTTGCTACGCATCGAGCCACAAGATGTGGTGGTGCTAAAGGCAGAGGAGGCACAAAGAAAGGAGCGATTTTTATTCTTGTTTCTGCCGCGTATTCGCTCGCATTACAAAGTGCAGCTGGAAGTGGTTGTGAGTGTGACGGCGATTGATACCGATCAGGTGTCTTTTACTGCTCATCCATCCAAGTCTTAA
- a CDS encoding DUF4310 family protein, with the protein MTELTKEEVQGNFWFADWSFPFFVGLLSAGVFAGTHMYYVYGIGAFNEVAFVSMLRAGMDTGVYGAVAAFGASFLFARIIEGALVGILDIGGAIMTGVGLGIPAMFLGAGVTYPLDNFFAALATGMVIGCAIGGIIILARKFTVNQSNSTFGADVMMGAGNSSGRFLGPLIIITAIAASIPIGVGSLIGALAFYLWGKPITGGAILGAMLFGSVFPVAIV; encoded by the coding sequence ATGACGGAACTCACTAAAGAAGAAGTACAGGGTAATTTCTGGTTCGCCGATTGGAGCTTTCCTTTCTTTGTAGGCTTGCTGTCCGCTGGGGTGTTTGCCGGAACGCATATGTATTACGTCTACGGCATAGGCGCATTCAATGAAGTGGCTTTTGTCTCGATGCTGCGTGCGGGAATGGATACCGGCGTGTATGGCGCGGTGGCGGCCTTTGGTGCGAGCTTTTTGTTTGCACGGATTATCGAAGGTGCGCTGGTCGGTATTTTAGATATCGGCGGCGCGATTATGACCGGCGTGGGCCTGGGCATTCCCGCCATGTTTTTGGGCGCAGGCGTGACGTATCCACTGGATAACTTCTTTGCCGCGCTCGCCACAGGCATGGTGATTGGCTGCGCCATCGGCGGAATTATTATCTTGGCACGTAAGTTTACGGTGAATCAATCTAACTCAACCTTTGGTGCCGACGTGATGATGGGCGCGGGTAATTCATCGGGGCGTTTTCTAGGCCCCCTGATCATCATCACCGCAATTGCCGCATCAATCCCCATTGGCGTGGGCTCATTAATCGGCGCTTTAGCCTTCTACCTCTGGGGCAAACCCATTACCGGCGGCGCAATTTTAGGCGCGATGTTATTTGGTTCGGTGTTTCCGGTGGCAATTGTTTGA
- a CDS encoding DUF4311 domain-containing protein, with the protein MLLMILMKSLVIGGLVGFAVGAGAARMFHAPTAQGIGAFRTLGELNSCEGDAASHFSFGLGFFFNAWASSVAAGAFTQDVDHRVIPHWGAAALMSKNPNLAETLHNPRKMALACGLIGMVVVAFLNTTASAVPPSLQVTAVKVLVPAANMLVNIIMPVIFWLAAIEAGKRSGFWGTIFGGLAQLIMGNAVPGLVLGILIGKGVDDGGWNRITKSMMFSVVMLFVLSAFFRGFDLKMIESFHLAIPAWYELIHSTLKP; encoded by the coding sequence ATGTTGCTGATGATATTAATGAAGTCGCTAGTGATTGGTGGCTTGGTTGGTTTTGCTGTTGGGGCGGGGGCGGCGCGGATGTTTCATGCGCCAACGGCACAGGGGATAGGCGCGTTTCGTACCTTAGGCGAGCTTAATTCGTGTGAAGGCGATGCGGCTTCGCATTTCTCCTTTGGCTTGGGCTTCTTTTTTAATGCCTGGGCGTCTTCCGTGGCGGCAGGGGCGTTTACCCAAGATGTGGATCACCGTGTGATTCCGCATTGGGGCGCTGCGGCGCTAATGAGCAAAAATCCCAACCTGGCCGAAACGCTGCACAACCCTAGAAAAATGGCGCTGGCCTGTGGCTTGATCGGCATGGTGGTGGTGGCGTTTTTAAATACCACCGCCTCGGCTGTGCCACCTTCTTTGCAAGTCACCGCGGTTAAAGTTTTGGTGCCTGCGGCCAATATGCTGGTCAATATCATCATGCCGGTGATTTTTTGGCTGGCGGCGATTGAAGCAGGTAAACGCTCAGGCTTTTGGGGGACGATTTTTGGTGGCTTAGCGCAGCTGATTATGGGCAATGCCGTACCGGGCCTGGTGCTGGGTATCTTGATTGGCAAAGGCGTTGATGATGGTGGCTGGAACAGAATCACCAAATCGATGATGTTTAGCGTGGTGATGTTATTTGTATTAAGCGCCTTCTTCCGTGGCTTTGATTTGAAAATGATTGAATCCTTCCATTTAGCCATACCGGCTTGGTATGAATTGATCCACTCCACATTGAAGCCTTAA
- a CDS encoding amino acid ABC transporter permease has protein sequence MNPPAWLGNGWLDWPHILTLGQGLLITLLLSVAVIFTGTIAGVLLGIARHQSRSRILALPHHLIRNIPLLVQVLFWYFAVGSLLPEEWMFWLNSPHVLWQAGDIFLGLPSFEFMAAWVALSLYAMAFIAEDIRSGMNAVGQGQWNAGRALGLRPLDVLRWVIWPQAIKTAWPPLLGQWLNTIKNTSLTMAIGVMELSYRSRQIDAQTLLTFQSFAVASVFYVLLIVLVQRTLAGPVAKPLRRWV, from the coding sequence ATGAATCCCCCCGCATGGCTGGGCAATGGCTGGCTGGATTGGCCGCATATTCTGACGCTGGGCCAAGGCTTGCTGATTACCTTATTACTCTCTGTGGCCGTGATTTTCACCGGCACTATTGCTGGTGTGCTGCTGGGTATTGCCCGCCATCAATCACGCAGCCGGATTTTGGCACTGCCACATCATCTGATCCGCAATATCCCGCTGCTGGTGCAAGTGCTGTTTTGGTATTTTGCCGTGGGCTCCTTGCTGCCCGAGGAGTGGATGTTCTGGCTCAATAGCCCGCATGTGCTTTGGCAGGCAGGGGATATTTTTCTTGGCCTGCCGTCGTTTGAGTTTATGGCCGCGTGGGTGGCCTTATCGCTCTACGCCATGGCGTTTATTGCCGAAGATATCCGCTCTGGCATGAATGCCGTGGGCCAGGGCCAATGGAATGCGGGCCGAGCCTTGGGGCTGCGCCCTCTAGATGTTTTGCGCTGGGTGATTTGGCCGCAGGCGATTAAAACCGCATGGCCGCCGCTGTTAGGGCAATGGCTGAACACCATTAAAAACACCTCGCTCACCATGGCCATCGGCGTGATGGAGCTCTCTTATCGATCACGCCAGATCGACGCTCAAACCCTGCTGACATTTCAATCTTTTGCAGTAGCCAGCGTGTTTTATGTGCTGCTGATTGTGCTGGTGCAACGTACATTGGCAGGCCCCGTGGCCAAACCCCTGCGGAGGTGGGTATGA
- a CDS encoding SFCGS family glycine-rich protein gives MTQITVVIGDRLGKGQKVGAGVELAAGRAVVIPGVAADMKLGDVMKAENAQLGISFCGSGGAGAITAQTKHGYKAKYGMRSVEEGITAIEEGYVVLGFGFMDKEELGQRLVVAYQKKYGN, from the coding sequence ATGACTCAAATTACCGTAGTAATTGGCGATCGTTTAGGCAAAGGCCAAAAAGTAGGCGCTGGCGTTGAATTAGCAGCGGGGCGTGCGGTGGTGATTCCGGGTGTGGCTGCGGATATGAAGCTGGGCGATGTGATGAAGGCTGAAAACGCGCAGCTGGGTATTTCATTTTGCGGCAGCGGCGGGGCGGGGGCGATTACTGCTCAGACCAAGCATGGCTATAAGGCGAAATATGGTATGCGCTCGGTTGAAGAAGGCATTACTGCGATTGAAGAAGGCTACGTCGTCCTAGGCTTTGGCTTTATGGATAAGGAAGAGCTGGGCCAGCGCTTGGTTGTGGCTTACCAGAAAAAGTACGGCAATTAA
- a CDS encoding amino acid ABC transporter permease, producing MNTAVISNNLLFFFVGAWPNGPLGGIALTLILASSAAILASILGLVWGISLTLSQGWLRRILLAVCELLRAIPVLLLIFWCYFLLPIAFGIDIPGVLTVIAALSLVSGAYLAYTVQSGIRAVPDGQWEAAHASGLNRYQVLRLVILPQALRIVQPSFVNQWVVLVKDTSLAYIVGVAEFTFVASQVNSREQVYPLEVFGFIALVYLLLCTAVQWLGKRVLAGRVVA from the coding sequence ATGAATACCGCGGTGATTAGCAATAATCTGCTGTTCTTTTTTGTCGGCGCTTGGCCCAACGGCCCACTGGGCGGCATCGCCCTTACCCTGATTTTGGCATCCAGCGCCGCCATCCTCGCCAGTATTTTAGGGCTGGTCTGGGGCATTAGCCTCACGCTAAGCCAAGGCTGGCTGCGGCGAATTTTGCTGGCAGTCTGCGAGCTGCTGCGCGCTATTCCGGTTTTGCTGCTGATTTTTTGGTGCTACTTCTTACTGCCGATTGCCTTTGGCATTGACATCCCCGGCGTGCTCACCGTGATTGCCGCACTGTCACTGGTGTCTGGCGCATATCTCGCCTACACCGTGCAATCGGGCATCCGCGCCGTGCCGGATGGCCAGTGGGAAGCCGCTCACGCCAGCGGCCTAAATCGCTATCAAGTCCTGCGCCTCGTCATCCTGCCGCAAGCTCTGCGTATTGTGCAGCCATCCTTTGTGAATCAGTGGGTGGTGCTGGTGAAAGACACCTCGCTTGCTTATATAGTTGGCGTGGCTGAATTTACCTTCGTCGCCAGCCAGGTCAACAGCCGTGAGCAAGTCTACCCGCTGGAAGTCTTCGGCTTTATTGCACTGGTGTACCTGCTGCTCTGCACCGCCGTGCAATGGTTGGGGAAGCGGGTACTGGCTGGGCGTGTAGTGGCTTAG